Proteins encoded by one window of Anoplopoma fimbria isolate UVic2021 breed Golden Eagle Sablefish chromosome 23, Afim_UVic_2022, whole genome shotgun sequence:
- the foxm1 gene encoding forkhead box protein M1 encodes MTMRRSPRRPLILRRRKLPFQQNDPPAAESQSQAEAPGFKEPSKSVASQCFPDGIRIMDHPSMSDTQVVVIPKTADLQSVIGALTAKGKECGVQGPNKFILLSGNGSRDNGSFCQPAAEGDDVTAVGQPVKEESVDSSPDAKPLTGIKALNKELECGPLDDSLTNIQWLGKMNTCTFETDAAKQMADKENVNSDSQAQSALIDAEAVQQPMSERPPYSYMAMIQFAINSRKSRRMTLKEIYMWIEDHFPYFREVAKPGWKNSIRHNLSLHDMFIRETSPDGKISFWTIRPEANRCLTLDQVYKPGCDPMTAPVPVPQLLFPNQQQKRMLPDSRKTPTSSERRMKPLLPRTDSYLVPIQLPVTSSVFLPSSLAQFPPSCSQQKRNTSRGAKRVRIAPKVTQSDVPAVVVFPQKDNNVTVKEEQECVPIKCETPKAPPTRQASSSRRKQRLVHSVNEEPVLLCPDNTFFDSGVVSDASTFQEMRDTELDEHQQEQRSPDRDFSFKTPIKSNNHLTSSTPSKPPSHVVPEPWKVTPVGKGSQSVLDFSPIRTPGGPAVTPRHDYTTFSFNSTPFKDWPLFSSPRELLTSAPARATGPTDSPIECLRSSCSRELLQAGGAAATPANRSITEGLVLDTMNDSLSKILVDISFSGLDDEDLGMANLSWSEFLPQFK; translated from the exons ATGACCATGAGACGGAGCCCAAGGAGACCCCTGATCCTCAGAAGAAGAAAGTTGCCGTTTCAGCAAAATGATCCGCCTGCAGCTGAATCCCAAAGCCAAGCCGAAGCGCCGGGCTTCAAAGAGCCATCGAAATCGGTCGCCAGCCAGTGCTTCCCCGATGGCATCCGCATCATGGATCACCCCTCCATGTCTGACACACAGGTGGTTGTCATCCCCAAAACGGCAGACCTTCAGAGTGTTATTGGGGCCCTCACTGCCAAAGGCAAAGAGTGTGGCGTTCAGGGGCCAAACAAGTTCATCCTCTTGAGTGGGAACGGCAGCCGTGACAATGGGTCCTTTTGTCAGCCTGCCGCTGAAGGGGATGACGTCACTGCAGTTGGACAGCCAGTGAAAGAAGAATCGGTGGACAGCTCCCCAGATGCTAAACCTCTCACTGGAATTAAAGCAT TGAATAAGGAGTTGGAGTGTGGTCCTTTGGATGACAGCCTCACCAATATTCAGTGGCTGGGCAAAATGAACACATGCACCTTCGAAACAGATGCTGCAAAGCAGATGGCCGACAAGGAGAATGTGAACTCCGATTCGCAG GCGCAAAGTGCACTAATCGATGCAGAGGCCGTTCAGCAACCCATGTCAGAGAGGCCGCCGTACTCCTACATGGCCATGATCCAGTTTGCTATCAACAGCCGGAAGAGCAGGAGGATGACACTGAAGGAGATTTACATGTGGATCGAGGACCACTTCCCTTACTTCAGAGAGGTGGCCAAACCAGGATGGAAG AATTCCATCCGCCATAATCTTTCTCTACACGACATGTTCATCCGTGAGACGTCTCCAGACGGCAAAATTTCTTTCTGGACCATCCGCCCTGAGGCCAACCGATGCCTCACTCTTGATCAGGTGTACAAG CCTGGCTGTGACCCAATGACTGCTCCTGTTCCGGTGCCGCAACTTTTATTTCCCAACCAA caaCAAAAGAGGATGCTTCCTGATTCGAGAAAAACGCCAACTAGCTCTG AGAGAAGGATGAAACCTCTCCTCCCTCGAACCGACTCCTACTTGGTTCCCATCCAGCTCCCCGTCACCTCCTCCGTCTTCCTGCCGTCCTCACTGGCCCAGTTTCCCCCGTCTTGCTCGCAGCAGAAACGGAACACTTCGCGAGGAGCCAAGAGAGTTCGGATAGCCCCTAAG GTGACACAGAGTGACGTCCCAGCTGTGGTGGTGTTTCCCCAGAAGGACAATAACGTCACGgtgaaggaggagcaggaaTGTGTCCCGATTAAATGCGAGACTCCCAAAGCTCCTCCGACGAGACAAGCCAGCAGCTCGCGACGCAAACAGCGCCTGGTTCACTCCGTTAACGAGGAGCCCGTCCTCCTCTGCCCCGATAATACCTTCTTCGACTCCGGCGTAGTCTCCGATGCTTCAACCTTCCAGGAAATGCGAGACACCGAGCTGGACGAGCACCAGCAGGAGCAGCGCAGCCCCGATCGGGACTTCTCCTTCAAGACGCCCATAAagagcaacaaccacctgaccTCCTCCACCCCCAGCAAGCCTCCCTCTCACGTTGTACCCGAGCCCTGGAAGGTGACCCCCGTGGGCAAAGGGAGCCAGAGCGTCCTGGACTTCAGCCCCATCCGCACGCCCGGCGGCCCCGCGGTCACGCCGCGCCACGACTACACCACCTTCAGCTTCAACAGCACCCCCTTTAAAGACTGGCCTCTGTTCAGCTCCCCGAGAGAGCTGCTCACGTCGGCCCCCGCCAGAGCGACGGGGCCGACGGACTCTCCCATCGAATGCCTCAGAAGCAGCTGCTCCAGGGAGCTGCTTCAGGCAGGAGGAGCCGCCGCGACGCCCGCCAACCGCTCCATCACGGAGGGCCTGGTCCTGGACACGATGAACGACAGCCTGAGCAAGATACTGGTGGACATTAGCTTCTCTGGTCTGGATGATGAGGACCTGGGTATGGCCAATCTCAGCTGGTCCGAATTCCTCCCTCAGTTTAAGTAG
- the si:ch73-352p4.8 gene encoding cystine/glutamate transporter — MDRREMKKEDDKKEKTGEEVVQLRREIGLLPAVCFIIGTVVGSGIFIAPKGVLVNSGSVWLSLLVWALCGVLSLFGALCYAELGTTFTKSGGHYTYLLETLGPLPAFLRLWVECLFIRPSVASYVSLAFGRYVVEPFFEPCAAPTALIKLVSILGLTFVVAVNCWSVTMASRTQITLTFVKMFALVLIIIPGVMALAKGKTENFQNGLEVESLTLDRLPLAFYNGLYAYGGWFYLNFITEEVINPNRNIPLAIICSMVTVTVCYVLVNVAYFTMMTPAELLLSDAVAVTFANRALQGMASVIPFLVALSCLGALNGGTFGSPRMLFVGAREGHWPPIFSMIHIRRRTPLPAVLFLYPLMVAMLLTGEIYQLINFASFSRWFFIALATLGLLIHRYRFPDHPRPFKVPLAIAVIFTVVCFFIVGLSLYSDPWNTGQSFALTLTGVPVYYVTIYRYRLPPRLRRIFDYFCKQLQILLEVTQQEVQTY, encoded by the exons atggACCGGAGAGAAATGAAGAAAGAGGATGATAAGAAGGAGAAGACGGGAGAGGAGGTGGTGCAGCTTCGGAGGGAGATCGGCCTGCTGCCCGCCGTGTGCTTCATCATAGGCACAGTGGTGGGCAGTGGCATCTTCATCGCACCCAAGGGAGTCCTGGTGAACAGCGGCAGCGTGTGGCTCTCCCTGCTGGTGTGGGCGCTGTGTGGGGTCCTCTCTCTGTTCG GGGCCCTGTGCTATGCTGAACTGGGCACCACTTTCACAAAATCAGGGGGCCACTACACGTATCTACTGGAGACACTGGGGCCACTTCCCGCCTTTCTACGACTCTGGGTTGAGTGCTTATTCATCAG ACCTTCGGTGGCTTCCTACGTGTCCCTGGCTTTTGGCCGCTACGTGGTGGAGCCCTTCTTTGAACCATGTGCTGCTCCCACAGCGCTCATCAAACTGGTCAGCATCCTGGGATTGA CGTTCGTCGTGGCAGTCAACTGCTGGAGTGTCACCATGGCCTCCCGCACTCAGATCACCTTGACCTTCGTGAAGATGTTCGCTCTGGTCCTCATCATCATCCCTGGAGTCATGGCACTGGCCAAAG GAAAAACAGAGAATTTCCAGAATGGTTTAGAGGTTGAATCATTGACATTGGATAGGCTGCCACTGGCCTTCTATAACGGCCTTTATGCCTACGGTGGATG GTTTTATCTGAACTTCATCACAGAAGAGGTCATAAACCCAAATCG AAACATCCCGCTGGCAATAATCTGCTCCATGGTGACAGTGACAGTCTGTTATGTGCTCGTTAATGTGGCCTACTTCACCATGATGACTCCcgctgagctgctgctgtccGATGCTGTGGCTGTG ACGTTTGCAAACCGTGCTCTCCAGGGAATGGCTTCTGTGATTCCCTTCCTCGTGGCCCTATCCTGCCTTGGAGCGCTTAACGGTGGCACCTTTGGGTCTCCCAG gatGCTGTTCGTGGGAGCCAGGGAGGGACACTGGCCTCCAATCTTCTCCATGATTCACATCCGCAGACGAACACCTTTACCTGCTGTGCTATTCCTG TACCCCTTGATGGTGGCGATGTTACTCACTGGAGAGATCTACCAGCTCATCAACTTTGCCTCCTTTTCTCGCTGGTTCTTCATCGCCCTGGCAACCTTAGGGCTGCTCATCCATCGGTATCGCTTCCCTGACCACCCACGACCTTTTAAG GTGCCCCTGGCCATCGCGGTTATCTTCACGGTGGTTTGCTTCTTCATCGTGGGTCTGTCTCTGTACTCGGACCCCTGGAACACAGGGCAAAGCTTTGCTCTCACACTGACCGGGGTCCCGGTTTACTATGTGACCATCTACCGCTATCGCTTACCGCCTAGGTTGAGACGCATCTTTG ACTACTTCTGCAAGCAGCTGCAGATCCTTCTAGAAGTGACTCAACAGGAAGTCCAGACATACTGA